The following proteins are co-located in the Longimicrobium terrae genome:
- a CDS encoding VOC family protein, producing the protein MQLFSQLNFGGNCEEAFRFYEAHLGGRITTILRVRDLPPHVPPPPGSADAVIHARMDIAGVELIGNDVPAAYFEPVRSSYLYLSLDSVEEAERAYAALSEGGEIGMPLHESFFAARFAQVRDRFGVLWSILYRQPE; encoded by the coding sequence ATGCAACTGTTTTCCCAACTGAACTTCGGCGGCAACTGCGAAGAGGCATTCCGCTTTTACGAAGCCCACCTGGGCGGGCGCATCACCACGATCCTGCGAGTGCGGGACCTGCCGCCGCACGTGCCCCCGCCGCCGGGCTCGGCGGACGCCGTGATCCACGCGCGCATGGACATCGCGGGCGTGGAACTGATCGGCAACGACGTGCCGGCGGCGTACTTCGAGCCCGTCCGGAGCTCCTATCTATACCTGTCGCTGGATTCTGTCGAGGAGGCCGAGCGCGCCTACGCGGCGCTGTCCGAGGGCGGTGAGATCGGGATGCCCCTGCACGAATCCTTTTTCGCCGCCCGCTTCGCGCAGGTGCGGGACAGGTTCGGCGTTCTCTGGTCGATTCTGTACCGGCAGCCGGAGTAG
- a CDS encoding RNA polymerase subunit sigma-70: protein MSADGFAGEATLVLAATGGDQEAFRGLVEPLRRELHLFCYRMLGSVEDAEDVLQEACFKAWRALAAYDQRSSFRTWMYRITTNASLDALRSRRRRVLPRDLGGPRDPALGLGEQRHDIAWVEPYPHPLAASHDPHAVAELRQSVRLAFIHALQTLPPRQRAALILRDVLDWSAAETARALGTSVAAANSALQRARAALSTDTGRRTPVPRPAGLDRNTAEVAARYVAAWEAGDMDAIVSMLAEDAIQSMPPWAAWYTGRETLRALYSGYTVWGGHPGPGVFRIIPASLNGDLVFAEYCRDGSEGPYHPLALTVARLSPDGGWIAEKLSFVDGGLLTRLGFPATLD from the coding sequence GTGTCCGCGGACGGCTTCGCGGGCGAGGCCACGCTGGTGCTGGCCGCGACGGGCGGAGACCAGGAGGCGTTCCGCGGGCTGGTGGAGCCCCTCCGCCGGGAACTCCACCTGTTCTGCTACCGCATGCTGGGTTCGGTGGAGGACGCCGAAGACGTTCTGCAGGAAGCCTGTTTCAAGGCGTGGCGCGCGCTTGCCGCATACGACCAGCGCTCCAGCTTTCGCACGTGGATGTACCGCATCACCACCAACGCGAGCCTGGACGCGCTGCGGTCACGCCGCCGGCGCGTGCTGCCCCGCGACCTGGGCGGGCCGCGGGATCCCGCGCTGGGGCTCGGCGAGCAGAGACACGACATTGCCTGGGTGGAACCGTACCCGCACCCGCTTGCCGCCAGCCACGATCCTCACGCCGTCGCGGAGCTTCGGCAGAGCGTGCGGCTGGCGTTCATCCACGCCCTGCAGACGCTGCCGCCGCGCCAGCGCGCCGCCCTGATCCTGCGTGACGTCCTGGACTGGTCCGCCGCGGAGACGGCCCGTGCCCTCGGCACCTCCGTCGCCGCGGCCAACAGCGCCCTGCAGCGCGCACGCGCGGCCCTGTCCACGGACACCGGGCGAAGGACGCCCGTGCCCCGCCCCGCCGGTCTCGACCGGAATACGGCCGAGGTTGCCGCCCGCTACGTCGCCGCGTGGGAGGCCGGCGACATGGACGCGATCGTGTCCATGCTGGCCGAAGACGCCATCCAGTCCATGCCGCCATGGGCCGCGTGGTACACGGGACGGGAGACGCTGCGGGCGCTCTACTCCGGCTACACGGTCTGGGGCGGACACCCCGGCCCAGGTGTTTTTCGCATCATCCCCGCCTCGCTGAACGGCGACCTCGTCTTTGCCGAGTACTGCCGCGACGGCTCCGAAGGCCCCTACCATCCGCTTGCCCTCACCGTCGCCCGGCTCAGCCCGGACGGCGGCTGGATCGCCGAGAAGCTGAGCTTCGTGGATGGAGGCCTGCTCACGCGCCTGGGCTTTCCCGCCACGCTGGACTGA
- a CDS encoding helix-turn-helix domain-containing protein: MSESIGVIEPTEADVDLARQSHNRVMRAVDDPAQRLWITAQSFGKVELPHSVLGAIAAILRELAAGHTVSLQTVDDEELSTTAAAAILGMSRPTLINLLDAGEIPFRWVGSHRRITRAAVLAHQARTADGRSGPLRSRADRLADLEEMADTTHRLGLGY, from the coding sequence ATGAGCGAAAGCATTGGAGTTATTGAGCCTACTGAGGCCGACGTGGACCTCGCCCGGCAGAGTCACAACCGCGTGATGCGCGCCGTGGATGATCCGGCGCAGCGCCTGTGGATCACGGCCCAGTCATTCGGCAAAGTCGAGCTGCCCCACAGCGTTCTTGGTGCGATTGCGGCCATCCTGCGCGAGCTGGCTGCGGGACACACGGTTTCACTGCAGACGGTGGATGACGAGGAACTGTCCACCACCGCCGCGGCGGCAATCCTTGGCATGAGCCGCCCAACCCTGATCAATCTGCTGGACGCGGGCGAGATTCCGTTCCGCTGGGTGGGGTCGCATCGCCGGATTACGCGCGCCGCCGTCCTCGCCCATCAGGCACGCACGGCTGATGGACGGTCTGGGCCGCTGCGTTCGCGCGCGGATCGTCTCGCGGACCTTGAGGAGATGGCGGATACGACACACCGGCTGGGCCTGGGATACTGA
- a CDS encoding PIN domain-containing protein: MAGPLAVLDANVLFPFQLRNFLLHASTFEIFEPLWSEDILNEIARHLPEKAGLNAQQISHLLDQMQRAFPGALGTGYTHLIEGLALPDADDRHVLALAVHYEAEFIVTHNVRDFPNDRLAPWNVQALTADDFIQRLSSTHEDQLRAAAEQHRLSLKRAPYTPEQYLDSLRSGFLPRFADRLAAQGFLAQRQL, translated from the coding sequence GTGGCCGGGCCGCTTGCCGTACTCGATGCGAATGTTCTGTTTCCGTTTCAGCTACGGAACTTCCTTCTCCACGCATCCACGTTCGAAATCTTTGAGCCGCTCTGGTCCGAGGACATCCTGAACGAGATCGCGCGCCATCTTCCCGAAAAAGCCGGTCTCAATGCGCAGCAGATCTCCCATCTGCTGGATCAGATGCAAAGAGCATTTCCCGGCGCCCTCGGCACCGGCTACACGCATCTGATTGAGGGTCTTGCCCTTCCTGACGCGGATGACCGGCACGTACTCGCGCTGGCGGTGCACTACGAAGCCGAGTTCATCGTCACGCACAACGTCCGCGACTTCCCCAACGACCGCCTCGCCCCGTGGAACGTACAGGCGCTTACGGCGGATGACTTCATCCAGCGCCTTTCGTCCACGCACGAGGACCAGCTCCGGGCCGCGGCGGAACAGCACCGGCTGTCGCTGAAACGGGCCCCGTACACGCCGGAGCAGTATCTGGATTCGCTGCGTTCCGGCTTTCTCCCCCGCTTCGCGGATCGTCTCGCCGCGCAGGGGTTCCTCGCGCAACGCCAGCTCTGA